From the genome of Limisalsivibrio acetivorans, one region includes:
- a CDS encoding flagellin, with translation MAMYINNNIPSLTAQRYLGQTNNAVADSLEKLSSGLRINSASDDASGLAISEKLRGQISGLKRASLNAQDGISLLQTAEGGLQNIQNMVQRMRELAVQAGNGVYTTNDRREIQKEVEQLKTEIDRIATSTEFNTKKLLNGDATALWSSDKDNIDVTVKNKVAEGNYNLNVTVDPGKNFVYKSDVMTLNEDAIGAQIVTGGGASANETNVTFVSEPTTMPKTGTAYFSVTVSSGETAATVASGMSTLGYYEQSGSEFLVTDVTLSTSGSASGYIEVESLSKFSGGTSAGGDFRLRFVDAKTGEVSDWQTVSSYSTSGGAVTIRTDTAAGGDAADSFKNNDDASIEFSVTLNVSNTGTIQSGDKVLFSLSRGVETANFSSSGGGTVQVSGGPQNQTGPSLIFTGASSLTTHDNGDSTIDYNNVSVHYAELNGETGNLDVGSMVLNFKEQDSDHSSDAGKTSTGDFNVEVVGGGEAATSTTMLKDIARFTTDDGRNLFDNTQELTVFGNGKEATIYLEGYDTVADFEQKLTDAISNQLGMGAGVDTSSEATDVNNNLVNYVASGDTIANSNEAVTGTFVIQTAKLGEDSGLSFIGDQALIDGLSLATIQEGENSELNVKVTDAHTGKTVGSDTVNDFTLRDVIQGVDVKVDSSVGLDISWDQGDRTMNFSATGETEDIKLHLVDNAMEMQIGANEGQTVLANIPEINTKALGIDDVYMVDQELAQESITKLDKALERVSGVRATIGSQINRLEYTMVGLDTARENLTAAESRIRDLDVADEMAKFTKNQILSQANVAMLSQANQLPQLALQLLG, from the coding sequence ATGGCAATGTATATCAACAACAACATCCCTTCACTTACGGCTCAGAGATACCTGGGTCAAACAAACAATGCTGTAGCAGATTCACTTGAGAAGCTGTCCAGCGGATTGAGGATCAACAGCGCTTCCGACGACGCATCAGGTCTTGCAATTTCTGAAAAACTCAGGGGCCAGATTAGCGGTCTTAAGAGAGCTTCACTCAACGCCCAGGACGGTATATCACTTCTTCAAACTGCTGAAGGCGGACTGCAGAACATCCAGAACATGGTTCAAAGGATGAGAGAGCTTGCAGTTCAGGCGGGTAACGGTGTTTACACCACAAACGACCGCCGCGAAATCCAGAAAGAGGTGGAACAGCTCAAGACAGAGATCGATCGTATTGCTACATCCACTGAATTCAACACTAAGAAGCTCCTTAACGGTGACGCAACAGCTCTTTGGTCATCCGACAAGGACAACATCGACGTAACTGTTAAGAATAAAGTTGCAGAAGGTAACTACAATCTTAACGTTACAGTTGATCCCGGTAAAAACTTTGTTTACAAGTCAGACGTTATGACCCTTAACGAAGACGCCATCGGTGCTCAGATAGTTACAGGCGGCGGCGCTAGTGCAAACGAAACTAACGTAACCTTCGTCAGCGAGCCCACTACTATGCCCAAAACCGGTACAGCTTATTTCTCAGTAACAGTAAGCTCCGGTGAGACTGCGGCAACTGTGGCATCAGGTATGAGCACACTCGGTTACTATGAGCAGTCCGGTTCAGAGTTCCTCGTAACAGATGTAACTCTTTCCACTTCCGGTTCTGCTTCCGGTTATATCGAAGTTGAGTCACTCTCCAAGTTCTCCGGCGGCACAAGTGCGGGCGGCGACTTCCGCTTACGTTTCGTAGATGCCAAGACCGGTGAAGTGAGCGACTGGCAGACAGTAAGTTCCTATTCAACCTCAGGCGGAGCAGTTACCATCAGAACTGATACAGCAGCAGGCGGTGACGCGGCTGACTCATTCAAAAACAATGATGATGCTTCAATTGAGTTTTCCGTTACCCTCAACGTATCCAACACAGGTACTATCCAGAGTGGTGACAAGGTACTCTTCAGCCTCTCAAGGGGTGTGGAAACTGCGAACTTCTCATCCTCAGGTGGTGGTACAGTTCAGGTTTCCGGCGGACCTCAGAACCAGACAGGTCCCTCACTTATATTCACCGGCGCAAGCTCACTGACAACTCACGATAACGGCGATTCCACAATCGACTACAACAACGTGAGCGTACACTACGCAGAGCTTAACGGCGAAACAGGCAACCTTGATGTGGGTAGCATGGTTCTTAACTTCAAAGAGCAGGACAGCGACCACAGCAGTGATGCAGGCAAGACTTCCACAGGCGACTTCAACGTTGAGGTTGTTGGCGGCGGAGAAGCAGCTACTTCCACAACAATGCTTAAGGATATCGCCAGATTCACCACCGATGACGGACGTAACCTCTTCGATAACACTCAGGAGCTTACAGTTTTCGGTAACGGCAAGGAAGCTACCATCTACCTTGAAGGCTACGACACAGTTGCAGACTTCGAGCAGAAGCTTACAGATGCTATCTCAAATCAGCTCGGTATGGGCGCAGGCGTAGACACCAGCTCAGAAGCTACAGATGTTAACAACAACCTTGTAAACTATGTGGCGAGCGGTGATACCATTGCGAACTCCAACGAAGCTGTGACAGGTACATTCGTAATCCAGACTGCTAAGCTTGGTGAGGACAGCGGACTCTCCTTCATCGGAGACCAGGCACTCATCGATGGACTCAGCCTTGCAACTATCCAGGAAGGCGAGAACAGTGAGCTTAACGTTAAGGTTACCGATGCACACACTGGTAAAACAGTAGGCTCCGATACGGTTAACGACTTCACACTCAGAGATGTAATCCAGGGTGTTGATGTTAAGGTAGACAGCAGCGTCGGCCTCGATATCAGCTGGGACCAGGGTGACAGAACGATGAACTTCAGCGCCACAGGCGAAACCGAAGACATCAAGCTTCACCTTGTGGACAACGCCATGGAAATGCAGATCGGTGCTAACGAAGGTCAGACAGTTCTTGCAAACATCCCCGAGATTAACACTAAGGCACTCGGTATAGACGATGTTTACATGGTAGACCAGGAGCTTGCTCAGGAGTCCATCACTAAGCTTGATAAGGCACTTGAGAGAGTTTCCGGAGTTAGAGCGACCATCGGTTCTCAGATCAACAGACTTGAGTACACCATGGTAGGACTCGACACTGCCAGAGAGAACCTGACTGCAGCCGAATCAAGGATTCGTGACCTTGATGTTGCCGATGAGATGGCGAAGTTCACTAAGAACCAGATCCTGTCTCAGGCAAACGTGGCTATGCTTTCTCAGGCGAACCAGCTTCCCCAGCTTGCACTGCAGCTTCTCGGATAA
- a CDS encoding flagellar protein FlaG, whose protein sequence is MVEIGTYYNQTNAPDSGSGARGQQNQSVSQAQKLKYQSTSGDAAGKVSKKEEKSQMKDIESAVETLNESLSSINVKREFKVEEQLNEVIVKLIDKDEDKIIKQIPSEEAIRLSKNIKEMVGLIYDETF, encoded by the coding sequence ATGGTTGAGATAGGAACTTACTATAACCAGACAAATGCACCTGACAGCGGCAGCGGAGCAAGAGGACAGCAGAACCAGAGTGTTTCGCAAGCTCAGAAGCTCAAGTACCAAAGCACTTCCGGCGACGCTGCCGGGAAGGTGTCTAAAAAAGAGGAGAAGTCTCAGATGAAGGATATTGAATCCGCCGTCGAGACTCTCAACGAAAGCCTCAGCTCCATAAACGTTAAACGCGAGTTTAAGGTGGAGGAGCAGCTGAACGAGGTTATCGTAAAGCTCATCGATAAGGATGAGGATAAGATCATCAAGCAGATCCCCTCCGAGGAGGCGATAAGGCTCTCCAAGAACATCAAGGAGATGGTTGGTCTGATTTATGATGAAACTTTTTAA
- a CDS encoding flagellin, translating into MAMYINNNLPSLTAQRYLGQTNSKLSDSIEKLSSGLRINSASDDASGLAISEKLRGQISGLKRASLNAQDGISLLQTAEGGLQNIQNMVQRMRELAVQAGNGVYTTNDRREIQKEVEQLKSEIDRIASSTEFNTKKLLNGDATALWSSDKGNIDVTVKERVAEGNYNLNVTVDPGKNYVYKTDVMTLNEDAIGAQIVTGGGASANETNITFVDQPVGLPKTGTSYFTVTVSSGETAATVASGMSTLSYFQQSGSEFLVSDVTLSTSGSASGYVEVEALDKFSSGTSAGGDFRLRFVDAKTGEVSEWQTVSSYSSTAGAVTIRTDTAAGGDAVDSFKNNDGTSIEFSITLDASDTGTIQSGDKVLFSLSRGVETADFSSSGGGTISISDGPKNADGPTLIFTGASSLTTHDNGDSTIDYNNVSVYYAELNGDSGNLDVGNLTLNFKEQDSDHSSDAGKTTTGDFNIEVKGGGDAATSTTMLKDISRFTTDDGRNIFDNTQELTIYGNGTSATIYLEGSDTVSDLETKLTDAIVKGLGMGAVTDTSDESTEVNNNLVNYVTDADTVDNSNEAVGGTFVIQTAQLGEDSRLSFIGDQALIDGLSVATIQEGESSELTVEVTDAHTGKTVGTDTVNDFTLRDVIQGVDVEIDSDVGIDINWDNTNREVTFSASGASEDIKLHLVDNAMEMQIGANEGQTILANIPQINTKSLNIDDVLMIDQELAQESITKLDKALETVSGVRATIGAQINRLEYTMVGLETARENLTAAESRIRDLDIASEMADFTKNQILSQANVAMLSQANALPQLALQLIG; encoded by the coding sequence ATGGCTATGTATATTAACAACAATCTCCCTTCGCTCACTGCGCAGAGATATCTCGGTCAGACAAACAGCAAGTTATCTGACTCCATCGAGAAACTCTCCAGCGGTCTGCGGATCAATAGTGCTTCCGACGACGCATCGGGCCTTGCGATCTCAGAGAAACTGAGAGGGCAGATTAGCGGCCTTAAAAGGGCCTCACTGAACGCCCAGGACGGTATTTCACTTCTTCAGACTGCTGAAGGCGGTCTGCAGAACATTCAGAACATGGTTCAGAGGATGAGGGAGCTCGCTGTTCAGGCTGGTAACGGTGTTTATACTACCAACGACCGCCGCGAGATCCAGAAAGAGGTAGAGCAGCTTAAGTCTGAGATAGACAGGATCGCCTCCTCCACTGAATTCAACACAAAAAAGCTCCTTAACGGTGACGCAACGGCCCTTTGGTCGTCCGATAAGGGGAACATCGACGTAACTGTTAAGGAAAGGGTGGCCGAGGGCAACTACAACCTTAACGTAACTGTTGATCCCGGTAAAAACTACGTTTACAAGACCGACGTTATGACCCTCAACGAAGACGCCATCGGTGCGCAGATCGTTACAGGGGGCGGTGCTAGTGCCAACGAAACCAACATTACCTTCGTTGACCAGCCCGTAGGTCTTCCCAAAACCGGAACATCCTATTTCACAGTAACCGTAAGCTCCGGTGAAACCGCAGCTACCGTTGCATCCGGTATGAGTACGCTCAGCTACTTCCAGCAGTCCGGTTCCGAGTTCCTTGTTTCAGATGTAACACTCTCCACTTCCGGCTCTGCATCGGGCTATGTAGAAGTTGAAGCACTTGATAAGTTCTCCAGCGGCACTAGTGCGGGGGGCGATTTCCGTCTCCGTTTCGTAGACGCCAAGACTGGTGAGGTTAGCGAGTGGCAGACAGTGAGCTCATACTCCTCAACAGCTGGTGCTGTAACTATCAGAACCGATACAGCAGCTGGAGGCGATGCTGTTGACTCATTCAAGAACAACGACGGAACATCCATCGAGTTCTCAATTACCCTCGACGCCTCAGACACTGGAACAATCCAGAGTGGTGACAAGGTTCTCTTCAGCCTCTCAAGGGGTGTTGAAACTGCAGATTTCTCATCCTCCGGCGGCGGTACAATATCGATCTCCGACGGACCTAAGAATGCAGACGGACCTACACTCATATTCACCGGTGCAAGCTCGCTTACAACCCACGACAACGGCGATTCTACCATCGACTACAACAACGTGAGCGTTTACTACGCAGAGCTTAACGGCGATTCAGGCAACCTTGATGTGGGTAACCTTACCCTTAACTTCAAAGAGCAGGACAGCGACCACAGCAGCGATGCCGGCAAGACAACCACTGGCGACTTCAACATCGAAGTTAAAGGTGGCGGCGATGCGGCAACGTCCACAACAATGCTCAAGGATATCTCAAGGTTCACCACCGATGACGGACGCAACATCTTCGACAACACTCAGGAGCTTACCATTTACGGTAATGGAACCTCAGCAACAATCTATCTTGAAGGTTCCGATACGGTTTCCGACCTTGAAACTAAGCTCACCGATGCCATCGTAAAGGGTCTCGGTATGGGTGCTGTTACGGATACCAGCGATGAGTCCACCGAGGTTAACAACAACCTTGTGAACTACGTAACAGACGCTGATACCGTAGACAACAGCAACGAAGCTGTTGGCGGTACGTTCGTTATCCAGACCGCACAGCTCGGTGAGGACAGCAGGCTCTCCTTTATCGGGGATCAGGCACTCATCGACGGCCTCAGTGTTGCAACAATTCAGGAAGGTGAAAGCAGCGAGCTTACCGTTGAGGTAACCGATGCGCACACCGGTAAAACAGTTGGAACAGACACCGTAAACGATTTCACTCTCAGGGATGTTATCCAGGGTGTTGATGTTGAGATAGACAGCGATGTCGGCATCGATATCAACTGGGACAACACCAACAGAGAGGTAACCTTCAGCGCAAGCGGCGCCTCCGAGGATATCAAGCTTCACCTTGTGGACAACGCCATGGAGATGCAGATCGGTGCGAACGAAGGGCAGACAATCCTTGCGAATATTCCTCAGATCAACACTAAGTCACTGAACATCGATGACGTTCTGATGATCGACCAGGAACTCGCTCAGGAGTCTATAACAAAGCTTGATAAAGCTCTTGAAACTGTTTCGGGTGTAAGGGCGACAATCGGTGCTCAGATCAACAGACTGGAGTACACAATGGTCGGTCTTGAAACCGCCAGAGAAAACCTCACAGCTGCAGAATCCCGTATCAGGGATCTGGATATTGCCTCCGAGATGGCTGATTTCACTAAGAATCAGATCCTCTCACAGGCAAACGTGGCTATGCTTTCTCAGGCGAATGCACTTCCGCAGCTTGCGCTCCAGCTGATAGGGTAA
- a CDS encoding motility associated factor glycosyltransferase family protein — translation MIEKKNYRALKECRPELYQLMLKTKRSDRYKMINSAHPKKYPNLINLRTNTMFYENNDPVGASRKSIMDKKINVPQVSYFLGMGLLYNIFNYLDMYNFHDCTYIVIEKDAELFHHILEFIDIEQIIRDQRVHLIVGKDVSELYPVINGILFKGANKFYAKALNIIEEPAAFTAHREYYSGVMRTIRDAVREVVLFYGNDPLDSLIGIEHTFININEIIDNPGIKDLEGRFKGKPGIVVATGPSLNKNVHLLKGLEDKAVICSVDASMRVLKNHGLKPHMVTSLERVEATSRLFEEITEEDAEKVFLAAVPVVHPKTYENYPGERIVVYRNFATFHWLDIKKGILDIGPSSANMAFKVLEFLGCDPIILIGQDLAFGPDETTHAEGSTYGEKEEQYSKPDRTLTVEGNFVPEIKTSVVWNAFLKYYTKDVANYSGTVINATEGGAKIHGTKLMTFADAIDKHIKDQPSMDVYQMIKGDLEEITDELREEHRDITMERVDESIEYCEDVMHRFYEGYKIGDEYVEKVLKPYEDGEPYNMELGMSMLKELEKTMQIFNEQKFFNILMHYVQSYYIKSVIDIQGVRAGHEEQHIKNNKVMSILRDLFGVMVELIKKMLQLLHILKQILEITSGKNTEKDNDTDERTTTEN, via the coding sequence ATGATAGAGAAGAAGAACTACCGTGCGCTCAAGGAGTGCAGACCCGAACTTTACCAGCTCATGCTCAAGACTAAGCGGAGCGACCGCTACAAGATGATCAACTCCGCCCACCCCAAGAAGTACCCTAACCTCATAAACCTGCGTACGAACACCATGTTCTATGAGAATAACGACCCCGTGGGGGCCTCCAGAAAGTCCATAATGGACAAGAAGATAAACGTGCCCCAGGTCTCCTATTTCCTAGGCATGGGACTCCTCTACAACATTTTCAACTATCTTGATATGTATAACTTCCACGACTGCACATACATAGTCATTGAAAAGGATGCAGAGCTGTTCCACCATATTCTGGAGTTCATCGATATCGAGCAGATCATCCGTGACCAGCGTGTTCACCTCATCGTAGGCAAGGATGTAAGCGAACTGTACCCCGTTATCAACGGCATTCTATTCAAGGGGGCAAACAAGTTCTACGCCAAGGCGCTCAACATCATAGAGGAGCCCGCCGCCTTCACCGCCCACAGGGAATACTATTCCGGAGTAATGCGCACCATTCGGGATGCCGTTCGCGAGGTTGTTCTCTTCTATGGTAACGATCCCCTCGACTCTCTTATTGGTATCGAGCACACCTTCATCAACATCAATGAGATAATAGACAATCCAGGGATTAAAGACCTCGAAGGGCGCTTCAAGGGGAAGCCGGGCATCGTAGTGGCAACCGGTCCCTCCCTTAATAAGAATGTCCATCTCCTCAAAGGTTTGGAGGATAAGGCCGTTATCTGCTCTGTGGACGCATCGATGCGTGTACTGAAGAATCACGGGCTTAAGCCCCATATGGTGACATCCCTCGAGCGTGTGGAAGCGACCAGCAGGCTCTTCGAGGAGATTACCGAAGAGGATGCGGAGAAGGTTTTTCTCGCCGCAGTCCCCGTTGTACACCCCAAAACCTATGAGAACTATCCCGGCGAAAGGATCGTTGTCTATAGAAACTTCGCAACCTTCCACTGGCTCGATATCAAGAAGGGTATTCTGGACATAGGCCCCTCATCTGCGAACATGGCCTTTAAGGTGCTGGAATTCCTCGGCTGTGATCCTATTATACTCATCGGGCAGGACCTCGCCTTTGGCCCCGATGAAACAACCCACGCCGAAGGAAGTACCTACGGCGAAAAGGAGGAGCAGTACTCCAAGCCGGACAGAACGCTCACCGTGGAGGGTAACTTCGTTCCCGAGATCAAAACATCAGTGGTCTGGAACGCCTTCCTTAAGTACTACACCAAGGATGTGGCAAACTACAGCGGAACCGTGATCAACGCCACCGAAGGGGGAGCAAAGATCCACGGAACCAAGCTGATGACATTCGCCGATGCCATCGACAAACATATAAAAGACCAGCCTTCCATGGATGTCTATCAGATGATAAAAGGTGATCTTGAGGAGATAACCGATGAGCTCCGTGAGGAGCACAGGGATATCACCATGGAGCGGGTTGATGAGAGTATAGAATACTGCGAAGACGTTATGCACCGCTTCTACGAGGGCTATAAGATCGGCGATGAATACGTTGAGAAGGTCCTCAAACCCTATGAAGATGGGGAGCCCTACAACATGGAGCTCGGCATGAGCATGTTGAAGGAGCTTGAGAAGACGATGCAGATCTTCAACGAGCAGAAGTTCTTCAACATACTGATGCACTATGTGCAGTCCTACTATATCAAGTCTGTCATTGACATTCAGGGTGTACGTGCAGGGCATGAGGAACAGCACATAAAGAATAACAAGGTGATGTCCATTCTCCGGGATCTCTTCGGGGTTATGGTTGAGCTGATCAAGAAGATGCTCCAGCTTCTGCATATCCTCAAACAGATACTTGAGATCACCAGCGGAAAAAATACTGAAAAGGATAATGATACTGATGAGCGAACAACAACAGAGAATTAA
- a CDS encoding acyltransferase has product MSIIEDFLHGLRERIASKKRDYNRILPSGDYLMDRWEKARLAGFGEGTSIYDSSVVIGDVRVGKNTWIGPFTVLDGSGGLSIGDNCSISAGVQIYSHDSIKWALSGGQDDYEYAETSIGSNCYIAPNVIIQRGVTIGDGCIIGANSFVASSIPAGHKAYGNPAKAFPIED; this is encoded by the coding sequence ATGAGCATAATAGAGGATTTCCTTCACGGTCTAAGGGAGCGTATCGCCTCTAAGAAGAGGGATTACAACCGCATACTCCCATCCGGCGACTATCTTATGGACCGCTGGGAGAAGGCACGTCTTGCAGGCTTCGGTGAGGGAACCTCTATTTACGACAGCTCGGTTGTGATCGGGGATGTCCGTGTTGGGAAGAACACATGGATAGGCCCCTTCACAGTCCTGGACGGTTCGGGAGGCCTTAGTATCGGGGATAACTGTTCTATCTCCGCTGGTGTGCAGATATACTCCCACGATTCTATTAAATGGGCGCTTAGCGGGGGCCAGGATGATTATGAGTACGCCGAAACGAGTATCGGCAGCAACTGCTACATAGCACCAAATGTGATTATTCAAAGGGGAGTGACGATAGGAGACGGGTGCATAATAGGTGCAAACAGCTTCGTTGCATCAAGTATTCCTGCCGGACACAAGGCCTATGGAAATCCTGCCAAAGCTTTTCCCATAGAGGACTGA
- a CDS encoding methionyl-tRNA formyltransferase, with protein sequence MTKVLLVGDSFGVSQLMELIPVESICGIVGASVRPRYINELEELSAQSNAQLIIQPKYNTPDYTEFSRRVQECGADVLICNSYSMLIRGDILELFGGRAYNVHYALLPLNRGPNPVQWAIIRDESVTGVTIHRMSEGFDEGEIISSAREEIRETDTWVSLNERLKQRAFDLLSRTVPALLREKPEGTKQDDSRATKNPRLTPDYPCIDFDSMTDRGIFNLIRAQVKPLRGAYYEKEGERVYVDCYLSMEEVGRLRKDRERG encoded by the coding sequence ATGACAAAAGTTCTTCTTGTGGGTGACAGTTTCGGCGTATCCCAGCTTATGGAGCTTATTCCGGTGGAGAGTATCTGCGGAATCGTCGGTGCCTCGGTGCGCCCCCGGTATATCAATGAGCTCGAGGAGCTATCCGCACAGTCGAATGCTCAGCTAATCATTCAGCCGAAGTACAATACGCCTGATTATACCGAGTTCTCCCGCAGGGTTCAGGAATGCGGAGCGGATGTGCTCATATGCAACTCTTACTCCATGCTCATAAGGGGTGATATCTTGGAGCTCTTCGGCGGCAGGGCATACAATGTCCATTATGCGCTACTCCCGCTCAACAGAGGACCAAACCCTGTCCAGTGGGCAATTATACGTGATGAGAGCGTTACAGGGGTTACAATACACCGGATGAGCGAAGGCTTTGACGAAGGCGAGATTATTTCATCTGCAAGGGAAGAGATCAGGGAAACGGATACATGGGTTAGCTTGAATGAGCGCTTGAAGCAGAGAGCCTTCGACCTTTTGAGCAGGACTGTTCCGGCTTTATTGAGAGAGAAGCCCGAAGGAACAAAGCAGGACGATAGCCGGGCCACCAAGAACCCCAGACTCACACCCGATTACCCCTGCATAGATTTTGATTCAATGACGGACAGGGGGATCTTCAATCTCATAAGGGCTCAGGTTAAACCTTTAAGGGGTGCATACTATGAAAAGGAGGGGGAAAGGGTGTATGTCGACTGCTACCTTTCCATGGAAGAGGTCGGCCGCTTGAGAAAGGATAGGGAAAGGGGCTAG
- a CDS encoding class I SAM-dependent methyltransferase: MLSEIFYRELADCGGYSSAVDSVDCVIQQQTGESFGEKWTVYSKENEAAQKRYYEMQKRWYLELYGFDSEASLGEYLRSCSVVLDAGCGLGHKSAWFAEMAPDTTIIGMDISSSIEVASERYGGYENLHFVKGDIADTGIHSGAVDYVSCDQVLHHTTDPGITFDELASLLSPDGEFACYVYRKKAIPRELLDTYFREECMNLTKEELWEFSKQMTELGRVLSGLDAKINVPDIPALGIEGGEYDLQRFLYWNFFKCYWNEELGEESSVMINFDWYSPAKADRYSREEFMEMAERNFLKALYFHTEPACYSGRFGKI; this comes from the coding sequence ATGCTTTCAGAAATATTCTATAGAGAATTAGCAGACTGTGGAGGTTACAGCTCAGCAGTGGATTCTGTGGACTGCGTCATCCAGCAGCAGACAGGGGAATCATTTGGTGAGAAGTGGACTGTATACTCCAAAGAGAATGAAGCCGCCCAAAAGAGATACTATGAGATGCAAAAACGCTGGTATCTTGAGCTTTACGGTTTTGACAGCGAGGCATCGCTAGGTGAATATCTGCGCAGCTGCTCGGTTGTTCTTGACGCCGGATGCGGGCTGGGGCATAAAAGCGCCTGGTTTGCAGAAATGGCACCGGATACTACCATAATCGGGATGGATATATCCTCCTCCATCGAGGTGGCATCGGAGAGATATGGCGGTTATGAAAACCTGCACTTTGTTAAAGGTGATATAGCAGACACGGGGATACACAGTGGTGCTGTGGATTATGTGAGCTGTGATCAGGTTCTGCATCATACCACTGACCCTGGTATAACCTTTGATGAACTCGCCTCTCTCCTCAGCCCTGATGGTGAGTTTGCATGTTATGTATACCGTAAAAAAGCGATACCCAGAGAGCTCCTTGATACGTATTTCAGGGAGGAATGCATGAACCTCACCAAGGAAGAGCTATGGGAGTTTTCTAAACAAATGACTGAACTCGGCAGGGTTTTAAGCGGGCTTGATGCAAAGATAAACGTGCCGGACATACCGGCTCTCGGAATCGAAGGTGGTGAGTATGATCTGCAGAGGTTTTTGTACTGGAACTTCTTTAAATGTTACTGGAATGAGGAGCTTGGTGAGGAATCTTCTGTGATGATCAATTTCGACTGGTATTCACCCGCCAAGGCGGACAGATACAGCAGGGAAGAGTTTATGGAGATGGCGGAGAGGAATTTCCTGAAAGCACTTTATTTTCATACTGAACCTGCATGCTATAGCGGAAGATTCGGTAAGATATGA
- a CDS encoding glycosyltransferase, whose amino-acid sequence MPKQGKVLFFGLSYYHTNNIADEMRKRGWRADTLNFDDCADNNIFYHGEDFKFTYNGITDNLKHLAFYIKSLKDYDIFHFSNMGGIKMLQDWYRLGNRIPFLPEYWDIKLLKKLGKKIVYSNNSCHDGLLQSTFAQQGYFNTCSICRWKDVPKVCSDEKMKHWGEYRNSVVDFHVHNGGHKADYNLHPSTHDVPEFYCLDSEVWNPDLLIPSNYRLSISEDTVKIYHAVGLYNQRTKGNVNAKTSHIIIPSIEKLKKEGHNVELIFVNDVPNKHVKYYQMQADIVADMLTYGWFGANIREAMMLGKPCICYINPEWRDSIGESIPEYARDLPIVSATVDTFYDRLKELVVDAEKRKDIGRRSRAFAERWHSKKSAGEIFERIYTSLIKNKEFRRNG is encoded by the coding sequence ATGCCTAAACAGGGCAAGGTCCTTTTTTTTGGCCTAAGCTACTATCATACAAACAACATTGCCGATGAGATGCGCAAAAGGGGTTGGCGAGCAGACACCCTTAACTTCGACGACTGCGCAGACAACAACATCTTCTACCACGGAGAGGACTTCAAGTTCACCTACAACGGTATAACAGACAACCTTAAACACCTGGCATTCTATATTAAATCACTCAAAGACTACGACATCTTCCATTTCTCCAACATGGGTGGAATAAAGATGCTCCAAGACTGGTACAGGCTGGGAAACAGGATACCGTTCCTCCCCGAGTACTGGGATATAAAGCTGCTCAAGAAACTTGGCAAAAAGATAGTTTACTCCAACAACAGCTGCCACGATGGCCTACTCCAAAGCACCTTTGCACAGCAGGGATACTTCAACACATGCTCCATCTGCCGGTGGAAGGATGTACCAAAGGTTTGCTCAGATGAAAAAATGAAGCACTGGGGGGAGTACAGAAACTCTGTGGTGGATTTTCATGTACACAACGGAGGACACAAGGCGGACTACAACCTGCATCCTTCAACACATGACGTACCGGAGTTCTACTGCCTCGACAGCGAAGTTTGGAATCCGGATCTACTTATACCGTCAAACTACCGGTTGAGCATATCCGAGGATACAGTGAAGATATACCATGCTGTCGGGCTGTATAATCAGCGTACCAAAGGCAATGTGAACGCCAAAACCAGCCACATAATCATACCATCCATCGAAAAACTCAAGAAGGAAGGGCACAACGTTGAACTGATTTTCGTAAACGACGTGCCCAACAAGCATGTTAAATACTACCAGATGCAGGCGGATATAGTTGCCGATATGCTCACCTATGGATGGTTCGGGGCAAACATACGTGAGGCGATGATGCTTGGCAAACCGTGCATCTGCTACATAAACCCCGAATGGCGGGATAGTATCGGAGAAAGCATACCGGAGTACGCCCGGGATCTCCCTATTGTGAGCGCTACAGTAGACACCTTCTACGACAGACTCAAGGAACTCGTTGTCGATGCAGAAAAACGTAAAGATATCGGCAGAAGGAGCAGAGCCTTCGCCGAAAGGTGGCACTCGAAGAAGAGTGCGGGTGAGATATTCGAAAGGATTTACACATCCCTCATCAAGAACAAGGAGTTCCGCAGAAATGGTTAA